The following coding sequences are from one Chitinivibrionales bacterium window:
- a CDS encoding DUF3795 domain-containing protein, producing the protein MKTSLIAPCGMNCSLCMAYLREKNRCEGCRSGSTRKPYHCLICSIPKCNTFKNSKAKYCFKCDTFPCTRLKQLDKRYRTKYGMNMIANLREIKEKGIRRFVKSERERWKCPECGEMLCVHRKNCQMCGFERIFDSVERYSTN; encoded by the coding sequence ATGAAAACCTCCTTAATCGCTCCATGTGGTATGAATTGCTCTTTGTGCATGGCCTATCTGCGGGAAAAGAACCGATGTGAAGGATGCAGATCCGGGAGTACCCGGAAACCGTATCACTGCCTTATCTGCAGCATCCCAAAGTGTAATACCTTTAAAAACAGCAAGGCAAAGTACTGCTTTAAGTGTGATACATTCCCCTGTACCCGCCTTAAACAGCTGGATAAAAGGTATCGGACAAAATACGGAATGAACATGATCGCAAATCTCCGGGAGATCAAGGAAAAGGGGATCAGGCGGTTTGTGAAAAGCGAGCGGGAGCGATGGAAATGCCCGGAATGCGGGGAGATGCTGTGTGTTCACCGGAAAAATTGCCAAATGTGTGGGTTTGAGCGGATATTTGATTCTGTTGAGAGATATTCCACGAATTGA
- a CDS encoding periplasmic heavy metal sensor: MKTKTITFLLIILTAINITGFGFMIYHRFFTRPSYHRAPGLMRHGPRGLIRDLELKPEQRQKIFMLRKKIHRETSDIRNSLRDSQKSLLGYVQKENPDTAAIDSILKTISRYQYALHRKAIYGMMKEKGILTPEQREKMMKRFERRIEQCGPRFPGMPPDGKERRHLHGRMGRGPFRKGN; this comes from the coding sequence ATGAAAACAAAAACCATAACCTTTCTCTTAATAATTTTGACAGCCATAAATATCACCGGATTCGGGTTCATGATTTATCACCGTTTTTTTACCCGTCCATCCTATCATCGAGCTCCCGGCCTCATGAGACATGGGCCGCGGGGCTTAATCAGAGACCTTGAACTCAAGCCGGAGCAACGGCAAAAAATATTCATGCTCAGAAAAAAAATCCACCGGGAAACATCGGATATCAGGAATTCGCTCCGGGACTCCCAGAAAAGCCTTCTGGGATATGTGCAAAAAGAAAATCCCGATACCGCAGCCATCGACAGTATCCTTAAAACGATATCACGTTACCAGTATGCGCTGCACAGGAAAGCAATTTACGGAATGATGAAAGAAAAAGGAATATTGACGCCCGAACAACGCGAAAAAATGATGAAGAGATTCGAAAGACGAATAGAACAGTGCGGCCCCCGTTTCCCCGGCATGCCACCCGACGGAAAAGAACGCCGTCATTTGCACGGGAGAATGGGCAGAGGCCCTTTCAGAAAGGGTAATTGA
- a CDS encoding periplasmic heavy metal sensor, protein MKQRTLSLITLAALAMTLFAGTALARGPHHGKNCEGSPRILEIIPDLTDNQKAEIETLIEQKRSAMKDERKKGLKLMIELKKLVEDDVAEPKVHAKIDQIAEHRATGMKKRYAHHREIAKVLTEEQREYLKELGPGFMMHKFGCGRKGHGQMHGW, encoded by the coding sequence ATGAAACAACGAACACTCTCACTAATAACTCTGGCCGCATTGGCGATGACGCTTTTTGCAGGAACCGCCCTTGCCCGGGGACCCCATCATGGGAAAAACTGTGAGGGCTCACCCCGCATACTGGAGATCATCCCCGATCTGACCGACAATCAGAAGGCGGAGATCGAAACACTTATCGAACAGAAACGCTCGGCAATGAAAGATGAACGGAAAAAGGGGCTCAAACTGATGATCGAATTGAAAAAACTGGTCGAAGATGACGTTGCTGAACCCAAAGTTCACGCCAAAATCGACCAGATCGCCGAACACCGGGCAACAGGCATGAAAAAACGATACGCTCACCACCGCGAAATTGCAAAAGTACTCACCGAAGAACAACGGGAGTATTTAAAGGAGCTTGGTCCGGGTTTCATGATGCATAAATTTGGTTGCGGCCGTAAAGGTCATGGCCAAATGCACGGCTGGTAA